A genomic segment from Toxotes jaculatrix isolate fToxJac2 chromosome 6, fToxJac2.pri, whole genome shotgun sequence encodes:
- the LOC121183069 gene encoding AP-1 complex subunit sigma-2 — protein sequence MQFMLLFSRQGKLRLQKWYVPLSDKEKKKITRELVQTVLARKPKMCSFLEWRDLKIVYKRYASLYFCCAIEDQDNELITLEIIHRYVELLDKYFGSVCELDIIFNFEKAYFILDEFLLGGEAQETSKKNVLKAIEQADLLQEEAETPRSVLEEIGLT from the exons ATGCAGTTCATGCTTCTATTCAGTCGACAAGGCAAGCTCAGGCTTCAGAAATGGTACGTGCCTTTGTCTgataaggagaaaaagaagatcACCAGAGAGTTGGTGCAGACAGTCCTGGCTCGAAAGCCCAAAATGTGCAGCTTTCTTGAGTGGAGAGACCTCAAGATTGTATATAAGAG ATATGCCAGCTTGTACTTCTGCTGTGCCATCGAGGACCAAGACAATGAGCTCATCACACTGGAGATCATCCACAGATATGTGGAGCTGCTGGATAAATACTTTGGCAGT GTTTGTGAGCTGGACATAATTTTCAACTTTGAGAAAGCCTACTTCATTCTGGATGAGTTCCTGTTGGGTGGGGAGGCTCAGGAGACATCCAAAAAGAATGTGTTAAAGGCCATCGAGCAGGCtgacctgctgcaggag